The genomic DNA aaatttaaaaatctaattaataaagcTTTTATAATTGTGGATTTAGGGTTTTTAATTCAAGAGTAGGTTTGAGAGCCAATAATTaatgtaaataatttaaaaataaattatttgatgagTTAATTATAAAATTccattttataaataattagtaataattaaaattatatttttttacttttaaaaataaatatatttgagataagttaaaaaaaatatacaaatgactataattaaattaaatttataaaataattaaataataaataaaatgataaattatattaaattaaaaattaaaaatttattaatttattaattattaattataaataaattaaattaaagattataattaattaaaatattaaatgaaaactatataaagatattaaatgaaaaaattgtATGTAGGTTTTTTTATTAATTGTAGAGAAAATAATAGATTTGTattgaaattgatgtaatatatATGGAGTCATACAACTACATAGGGAgagaattacaaaaaaaaaactcactTAAAACTTTAACGATTGAGAatgttttaatgaatttttataatGTTGATGTGGCGTGTtagaattctaaaataaatttattcaaaACTTTAACGATCGGAGATGCCCTAATTTAACAAAAGTAAAATTTTGTCAAAAGTTTTGCTTACTTTTCTAGACAAAAGCAAAATTTTGCTTAGAAACTTATTAacataaatttgcaacaaaaatgcAACTTTTTTGAATTCATATAGTAAGTCAATTTAATTTCACTCTGTATGTCATTTTAGCCGGAAATAAAATGATCTCCAAGATTCGGTTTAGTAAGTTCATTTCATGGTCAAAAGACTTACGAAGTATTTCGTATTTTTGGCatttgacattaaaaaaaaaaatagtgtgtCTTACATTTAGGGGGCATTTGGTTCTTtcataggaataggaatcggaatcgGAATCGGAattattgtattgtggaatgggaatgagtatgagcatggatatcactcttaaaagcaatgtttggttagttgcatattttctatcggaataaatcaaaattttcttttttacccttaaaagaaaataagagaaaagatgtgagagaaagatgaatgtgagagaaaaatatgatgaaagagaatgattagagagaaagtctcatgagagagaaagtgtaatgagaaagaatgaagagagagaaagtgtgctgagagaaaatgagaaaagagagtgtgataggagagagcatgatgagagaagatgagagagaaaatatgatgtatgagaaagtatgatgggagaggatgaagagagagaaaatgtaatgagaaaaatgaggagagagtgtgtgatgagagagattgagaagagagaaagtatggtgagagagaaagtatgatgagaaagaaagtgtgatgagaaaaaaagagaacagtgagtgtgatgagagagattgaagagagagaaagtatgatgagagaaaaagtgtgttgaggaaaaaaatgaGGGAGTGtaacaagagagattgaggagagagaaaatatgatgagcgaaaaggaaggaagagagtgcgatggaagagattgagaagaagagaaagtatgatgagagagaaattgtgatgagaaaaaaagaggaaagagagtgtgataggagagattaaggagagagaaagtgtgtgataaaatgatgaaagagaaaatatgatgagagagaacaaggagagagaagtgatacgaaagaaaaaataaataaataaattttgatatttgatattaagggagaaaattttagttttaggtcaagagtatttttggaataagggaatattttgattgatgaaaataagataatgactcattgaaagggaggtacatgggaatgagttattacccaatttcaaggattcattcccttatttgtatttctattcctataatccaaacattaacaatgacaatcaatgataatgattctcattctcattctgcactcctattcccctaaaccaaacgtcctcttaatattttttttttcaactttattttttttttttgacataaatgcaaaTTGTGTCACATCCTTATTAATTGCCATTGCAATGGTAATTGTGTCAAAGAAATCAAAGCTTTCATAACTTATCACAATAATCATATAATCTTACCACTATAAAATTATATGATTATTACCCACAGTTAATTTAATAACAAACATGTTAGATCCCAAAAAATAAATCCATTAAGAGCTCAATCTATGTAACagcattattaaaataaatttaacattGTCACCAAGGATGAAACTACCGTCATAAtcactcacaaaccaaccaagAAAATCACAGAACAAAATGGACTTATAACTCAAAAGGAAGGTGACGCTATCCGCGTTTGGGAAGTTGTAGAGGCAGTAAGGGACTCAGAGTAGGTGACTTCATCATCATCACCACTCTCACCATCTCTACTGCATGATCCGGGCAGTAATTGCTCGGCTTGTTGCTGCCGCTGCTTTGGAGAAATCAAATCCGATGAGAATCTCGCCGCCGCTAACTCCGGTCGCGGTGGGACGAAAATTCCACCGACCAACACAATCTGTGGCGCCAGGGCGCTGCTGGTGCTCTGAGCTGCCGTGCCTGGTCGTCTATTATGTAATCGGTATTTCTGCACAATAAAAACTTCATGTTCTTGATCTTCTGTCAAACTCCATAAACAGCAATGGACCAAAGAGGGCACTTAAAATTCAGGAAATCTGAAAGTTAAGGGCGTATTTTGAGAAATCCACAACTTTAAATGAGTCCTTTGGTAAAAAGCCGATCGAAGATTAAATTAGATTTGAAGGATCAATTTGTTATCGACTCCTCGAGTCCTTTGGTATATGGAGATTAAAAATTAACTGTGAAGGGAGTAGTACTACATCTCATACAGCTTGCAGTCTACATCCTAAACTTCAATAAAGGGAATCTCTACCCATCAAGACTTGAATGGTTTTGGGCAATTACTGGGACCGCCGACATTAAATTCGACACGATGCAGCTAATTGACAATGTGGTCCGCGTGTGCAGCATATTTGGAATCTATTGATCTGGATGCTAATCCATGCGCCAATTGGAAGTTCTCATCCTTATCATGGTTGGTCACATTCTAGAAAACTACACTTGGTACCGAAATATAATGACCTTTTTGTCATATGGGTAAATACGACACCAAGCAATTCTGCCATGAATAAATAAGATAAGGAATAGAGGTTAAGCTTGGAAGCTGGGACACGTTAATGAAGACAACTAATCTTttgtggaaaaaaaaatcaaagtagaGTTTGATGTATGgtgcaagaaaacaagaagagaaagGGCCACATGGGGATTCATTATATTGTTGATATTTATATCTATAAAGAAAAATGTAGCATGTAGATAACAAGTCGAGAAATTTGGTTTTGCATCGTAATTCACAAGTAATTCTTGGGAGTGAACGAGGTTGAGAGATCTATGTTCCATGGGAGTCATTTACGGCAAGAATCCGATTCTTTGCTTGCGTGATATGCTAACGAAAAGAAAGGAAGGTGCAGTACGTTTACGCGATTGAAGCAGAATTATTCAAATCACCTGCAAATGGCTCTTGACCTCGTCGTTGGTGAGCCCATCCACATTCATCAGCTCTCTGATCTGCTTCGGGGTTGCGACTGAGATGAATTAAATCCAATTTAAGAACTTTATCCACAGGAGTTGAAATTACGCGTGACGATGAGAAGGGTGTGTAAAGGGTCACCATGGATGCCGCCGAGAAGTTGAAGAGCGTCGAGGAAGCAGCGGTGCAGCTCCGGCGACCAGCAGCGTCTGACTTTTCGATTGGTCTGAGATTGCCCTTCCTTCTCCTTGGCTCCTCCGCATCTACCGTTACCATCACCTCCGCCGCCGCTACCACTACCGCTAGTGTTGGAACAAGCGGCCGCCGATGCCGACACCAGCGGCGGTGGGGCAGCGTGCTTCTCTCGCTCAAAAGGCTGGAAAGCGCCGCCCATCCTCTTCACGCTTACTGCTATGGGCCTCTTCGGCGGTTCCTACAATCGAACAGCAAATGAAAAACCCACACAAAGAGAGGGGGAAAAGAATCCTAGAATTAATCTACTAAAAAACAATAAATTAGCTCACCACTTTCGTGCCAGTATCCGCGCACTGATTCCATAGCTGGGCAGATCTAAGCCAGTCCGGCTTCGCATCAAACCCGATCGCCGCCGGCTCGCTTATCTCCACGTCCTCCTCCACCGTCGACGCTAAACTCGGCTTCAGCGGAATGAACTCTGCCAACACCGGCTCGTTACCACTCACCGACCTCTCCTCCTCACACATCTGCCCCTCCACGCTTTCGATCGCTGCACCGCTACCGGCATTTCAAGAAACGACCAAAAAAAGTAgaataaacaaaaacaaaaagaagaagaaagaaaggtaaaaaagaggaagagaaaccgAGCCTTGCGTGATGAGTTGAAGGGAAAGCGGCAGCTCTCTCTGGAAGACCTCGATCTTCTTGCGCTCCACCTCGAGATCGCGGACGTAGTCATGGCGGGAGCGCTGCTCGCGATCGGCCATCCCCATCTTCTTGCGCTCCGACCTGGTTTTCGATCGTTGGCTTGGGATCCAAAAAaggggtaaaaaaaaaaaaagagaagataaCAGAAGAGGAGGAATCGAGGACGATTCGTCGCGTAGAAATAGAAATCCGAATCTTTTCTGATGAAACGGCGAGGGATCAATGGGACAGGTGTTGAAATCGATAGGCAGAGGAAAAACATAAGCTCTTATTTATACAAATTCTCCGACACaaataatagaaagattaaataaaatataccataataataattataagtatggtaatataataaatttaaaaatattattttttctatttaatttgtattgatcttgtaccaaatataatagatattaattaattgaaatcaattaaaaattatttttattattatcattatcctAATAAATTTAACGGAGTCCTGAACATTGAATTTGAATGCTAATTTAATGAAATATTATATAGAT from Zingiber officinale cultivar Zhangliang chromosome 4A, Zo_v1.1, whole genome shotgun sequence includes the following:
- the LOC121973418 gene encoding transcription factor NIGT1-like — its product is MGMADREQRSRHDYVRDLEVERKKIEVFQRELPLSLQLITQAIESVEGQMCEEERSVSGNEPVLAEFIPLKPSLASTVEEDVEISEPAAIGFDAKPDWLRSAQLWNQCADTGTKVEPPKRPIAVSVKRMGGAFQPFEREKHAAPPPLVSASAAACSNTSGSGSGGGGDGNGRCGGAKEKEGQSQTNRKVRRCWSPELHRCFLDALQLLGGIHVATPKQIRELMNVDGLTNDEVKSHLQKYRLHNRRPGTAAQSTSSALAPQIVLVGGIFVPPRPELAAARFSSDLISPKQRQQQAEQLLPGSCSRDGESGDDDEVTYSESLTASTTSQTRIASPSF